TCCAACACGGTGGTCTTGCCCGAGCCGTTGTCGCCGAGCATGAAGAGGTGGCCGCCCGAGGGGATGTCGATGGTCTCGTCCACGAAGTTGTGGAAGTTGACGAGACGGAGCTTGGTGATGCGGTAGAAGTCCATGGCAAAGCGGCTCAGGGTGCGGGTGGCTGGGGTGCGGGCGTTTCGTCGAGCGGGCGCGAGATCCGCTGGACGCTGTAGTGCCAGAGCGCGGGCAGGCACTCGTAGATGGTATCGTCGGGCGCGACCTTCTCATCGTCCGGCGGATCGAGCTTCAGCAGGAAGCGGTACTTCTCGAGCTGCGGCATGACCGGGCGGAGGATCTTGCGAACGTCCTCCTCGGCGTAGCCGTCGGGTTGCTCCGGGAAGAGTTCGAGGAAGCGATCGCGCGTGAAGAGGAGCAGGTCGCCAAAGCGGAAGCGGATGTTGTCGGGTTCCTCGATGCTGGCCGACTCCTCCTCCAGCTTGTGTTCGAAGAATTCGAGCAGAAGCATGAAGGCCAGGCACTCGTCGCGCCTGGTGAAATTGAACAAGTCGCGGTTGCCGGGGGTGATCCGATCATTGTACCAGGTCTCCTTGTAGAGCCGGGCGCATTTGGGATCGGCCACGAGTTGCCAGCCGAAGGACTCCTCGAAGAAGGAGGCGAACTCGCGCTGGTGGCGGCGCAGGAAGTGGTAGTGCTCCTCGTGGTCGCTCTTGTAGAAATAGGGGGCTTCAAGCAGGATGTTCAACACAGCCTGCACGCGGGGTTTCTGCTTTTGGAGAAGGTCGTCAAGGGCGCTCATGGGTGTGGCGGGGGTTGGGGCGCGGCGGGACGCAGCCGCAGCCGTTGGTCGAGGAAGGCGAGAGTGTGGCGATCGGCTTCGACGCGCACGGGGGCGGCGGTGGATTCCAAGGCGAATCCGAGCTTGGCGAGGCGCGCGCCGTTGCCGAGCAGACCGTTGCGGGCGAGTTCCAGCAGGCGGGGAAAATCCTCGAACGCGACGAAGGCGCCCTGTGAGACGAGTCGGGTTGCGTCCGC
The genomic region above belongs to Lentisphaerota bacterium and contains:
- a CDS encoding DUF2398 family protein, which encodes MSALDDLLQKQKPRVQAVLNILLEAPYFYKSDHEEHYHFLRRHQREFASFFEESFGWQLVADPKCARLYKETWYNDRITPGNRDLFNFTRRDECLAFMLLLEFFEHKLEEESASIEEPDNIRFRFGDLLLFTRDRFLELFPEQPDGYAEEDVRKILRPVMPQLEKYRFLLKLDPPDDEKVAPDDTIYECLPALWHYSVQRISRPLDETPAPQPPAP